A genomic stretch from Pseudomonas alkylphenolica includes:
- a CDS encoding IS481 family transposase, with protein MPWNTRDAMSLKEEFVVLAQQPGCNRRELCQRFGISAPTGYKWLKRYAAHGSQGLLEKSRRPITSPDQTPPALESSVLELRQQHPEWGGRKISHKLDCRIAPSTVTNVLHRHGLIQPPEKEVQLFAKRFVHDAPNDLWQMDFKGNFPTQEGRCHPLTVLDDHSRFNLAIQACANERTVTVQERLTEVFRRYGLPARINVDNGPPWGSPRNPGEIAMLSIWLIRLGIRVSFSRPHHPQTNGKIERFHRALKAEVLNGRHFRSIAETQNAFDHWREIYNHQRPHEALEYEVPMEHYRVSPWAFPEKLSEFEYGPDDVLVKAYHCRFRFRKRYFKIAKGLTGYLLAVRSLPGSEDLFNVYFCHHLVRTIDVNQPDSGR; from the coding sequence ATGCCTTGGAATACGAGAGACGCCATGAGCCTGAAAGAAGAGTTCGTTGTCTTGGCCCAGCAACCCGGCTGCAACAGAAGAGAGTTGTGCCAACGCTTTGGCATCAGCGCCCCAACGGGATACAAATGGCTTAAGCGCTACGCAGCGCATGGGAGTCAGGGGCTTTTGGAGAAGTCCCGCCGCCCGATTACAAGCCCTGATCAGACGCCACCCGCACTGGAGTCGTCCGTGCTAGAGCTTCGCCAGCAACATCCTGAGTGGGGTGGACGCAAGATCAGTCACAAGCTTGATTGCCGTATTGCTCCGAGTACCGTTACCAATGTTTTGCATCGCCACGGACTCATTCAGCCTCCCGAAAAGGAGGTGCAGCTGTTTGCGAAGCGCTTTGTACACGATGCCCCCAATGATCTTTGGCAGATGGACTTCAAGGGGAATTTTCCGACTCAAGAAGGTCGATGCCACCCTCTGACTGTGCTAGATGACCACTCGCGCTTCAACTTGGCGATTCAGGCCTGTGCGAATGAGCGCACAGTTACGGTACAGGAGAGATTGACCGAAGTTTTCCGTCGCTACGGGCTGCCGGCCCGGATCAATGTGGATAACGGCCCACCGTGGGGCTCGCCGCGTAATCCGGGGGAAATTGCGATGTTGAGCATATGGTTGATTCGCCTGGGCATCAGGGTCAGCTTCAGTCGTCCCCACCACCCACAAACTAACGGCAAGATCGAACGCTTCCATCGTGCACTCAAAGCTGAAGTGCTCAACGGGCGGCATTTTCGCAGCATTGCTGAGACCCAGAATGCCTTTGACCACTGGCGTGAGATTTACAACCACCAGCGCCCTCATGAGGCCCTCGAGTATGAAGTGCCCATGGAGCATTACCGTGTAAGCCCTTGGGCTTTTCCGGAAAAACTATCGGAGTTTGAATACGGCCCGGACGACGTGCTTGTAAAGGCCTATCACTGTCGATTCCGCTTCCGAAAACGTTACTTCAAGATAGCCAAGGGCCTAACTGGTTATCTTTTGGCAGTACGCTCACTTCCTGGTAGCGAAGATCTGTTCAACGTCTATTTCTGCCATCACCTGGTACGAACCATCGACGTGAATCAGCCTGATTCTGGTCGATAA
- the leuD gene encoding 3-isopropylmalate dehydratase small subunit codes for MKAFTQHTGLVAPLDRANVDTDQIIPKQFLKSIKRTGFGPNLFDEWRYLDVGQPYQDNSKRPKNPDFVLNHDRYQGASVLLARENFGCGSSREHAPWALEEYGFRSIIAPSYADIFFNNSFKNGLLPIILSDEEVDELFKQVEADPGYQLTIDLQAQTVTRPDGKVLSFEIDAFRKHCLLNGLDDIGLTLQDSDAIATFEAKHRASQPWLFRDV; via the coding sequence ATGAAAGCCTTTACCCAGCACACCGGCCTGGTTGCGCCTTTGGATCGCGCCAACGTCGACACTGACCAGATCATTCCCAAGCAGTTCCTCAAGTCGATCAAGCGCACCGGCTTTGGCCCCAACCTGTTCGATGAGTGGCGTTACCTGGATGTCGGTCAGCCGTACCAGGACAACAGCAAGCGCCCGAAGAACCCGGACTTCGTCTTGAACCACGACCGTTACCAGGGCGCCAGCGTGTTGCTTGCCCGCGAGAACTTCGGTTGCGGCTCGAGCCGTGAGCATGCGCCATGGGCCCTCGAAGAGTACGGTTTCCGCAGTATCATCGCGCCGAGCTATGCCGACATCTTCTTCAACAACAGCTTCAAGAACGGCTTGCTGCCGATCATCCTCAGCGATGAAGAAGTCGATGAACTGTTCAAGCAGGTCGAGGCCGACCCTGGCTACCAGTTGACCATCGACTTGCAGGCGCAGACAGTAACCCGCCCAGATGGCAAAGTATTGAGTTTCGAAATCGATGCGTTTCGTAAACACTGCTTGCTCAACGGTCTGGACGATATCGGTCTGACCTTGCAGGACAGTGACGCGATTGCCACGTTCGAAGCCAAGCATCGGGCTAGTCAGCCTTGGTTGTTTCGCGATGTTTGA
- the leuC gene encoding 3-isopropylmalate dehydratase large subunit has product MAGKTLYDKLWDSHLVKQRDDGSALIYIDRHIIHEVTSPQAFEGLRLASRKPWRIDANIATPDHNVPTTPERKGGIDAIVDQVSRLQVQTLDENCDEYGITEFKMNDVRQGIVHVIGPEQGATLPGMTVVCGDSHTSTHGAFGALAHGIGTSEVEHVLATQCLVAKKMKNMLVRVEGQLPFGVTAKDIVLAVIGKIGTAGGNGHAMEFAGSAIRELSVEGRMTICNMSIEAGARVGLVATDEKTVAYVKGRPYAPKGEQWDQAVEAWKDLVSDADAVFDTVIELDAAQIKPQVSWGTSPEMVLAVDQRVPDPAAEADLVKRGSIERALKYMGLSANQAITDIQLDRVFIGSCTNSRIEDLRAAAEIAKGRKVAATIKQAIVVPGSGLVKAQAEKEGLDKIFLEAGFEWREPGCSMCLAMNPDRLESGEHCASTSNRNFEGRQGAGGRTHLVSPAMAAAAAVTGRFVDVRELIQGSAA; this is encoded by the coding sequence ATGGCCGGCAAAACGCTCTACGACAAGCTCTGGGATTCGCATTTGGTCAAGCAGCGCGACGATGGTTCGGCGCTGATCTATATCGACCGTCACATCATTCACGAAGTGACGTCACCGCAAGCCTTTGAAGGCCTGCGCCTGGCCAGCCGCAAACCCTGGCGCATCGATGCCAACATCGCCACGCCTGACCACAACGTGCCGACCACCCCGGAACGCAAGGGCGGTATCGACGCCATTGTCGACCAGGTGTCGCGTTTGCAGGTGCAGACCCTCGATGAAAACTGCGACGAGTATGGCATCACCGAATTCAAGATGAATGACGTGCGTCAGGGCATCGTCCACGTCATCGGCCCGGAGCAGGGCGCAACCTTGCCGGGCATGACCGTGGTTTGCGGCGACTCGCACACCTCCACCCATGGTGCCTTTGGCGCCCTGGCCCATGGCATCGGTACCTCGGAAGTCGAGCATGTGCTCGCGACCCAGTGCCTGGTGGCCAAGAAAATGAAAAACATGCTGGTGCGCGTCGAGGGTCAGTTGCCGTTCGGCGTCACGGCCAAGGACATCGTCCTGGCGGTGATTGGCAAGATCGGTACTGCCGGTGGCAACGGCCACGCGATGGAATTCGCCGGTAGCGCGATTCGCGAGCTGTCCGTCGAAGGCCGCATGACCATCTGCAACATGTCCATCGAAGCCGGTGCCCGCGTGGGCCTGGTGGCGACCGATGAAAAAACCGTGGCCTACGTCAAGGGTCGTCCATATGCACCTAAAGGCGAGCAGTGGGATCAGGCGGTAGAAGCCTGGAAAGACCTGGTATCCGACGCCGATGCGGTGTTCGACACAGTGATCGAGCTGGACGCTGCACAGATCAAGCCACAGGTCAGCTGGGGCACCTCGCCGGAAATGGTCCTGGCGGTTGATCAGCGCGTGCCGGATCCGGCTGCCGAAGCCGATCTGGTCAAGCGCGGTTCCATTGAGCGTGCCTTGAAGTACATGGGTTTGAGCGCCAACCAGGCGATCACCGATATCCAGCTCGACCGGGTCTTCATCGGTTCGTGCACCAACTCGCGGATCGAAGACTTGCGCGCCGCTGCCGAGATCGCCAAGGGCCGCAAGGTGGCTGCGACCATCAAGCAGGCCATCGTCGTGCCGGGCTCGGGTCTGGTCAAAGCCCAGGCCGAGAAAGAGGGCCTGGACAAGATCTTCCTCGAAGCCGGTTTCGAATGGCGTGAGCCGGGCTGCTCGATGTGCCTGGCGATGAACCCGGACCGCCTGGAGAGTGGCGAGCATTGCGCCTCGACCTCCAACCGTAACTTCGAAGGCCGTCAGGGTGCTGGCGGTCGTACCCACCTGGTGAGCCCGGCCATGGCCGCCGCCGCCGCTGTAACCGGTCGTTTTGTCGACGTACGTGAGTTGATTCAAGGGAGCGCAGCATGA
- a CDS encoding tRNA dihydrouridine synthase, translated as MQIALAPMEGLVDNILRDVLTQVGGIDWCVTEFIRVCDRLLPAATFDKLAPELSQGAQTAAGVPLRVQLLGSDPVCLAENAVLACELGAPVIDLNFGCPAKTVNKSRGGAVLLKEPELLHAILREVRRAVPAHIPVTAKMRLGFDSPDGALDCALALAEGGAEQLVVHARTKVDGYKPPAHWEWVAKVQDVVKVPVYANGEVWTLDDWRRCREVSGVEDIMLGRGLVSRPDLARQIAAERDGVAFVPMDWQSLLPLIQDFWGQARAQMTPRQAPGRLKQWVAMLTRTYPEAVALFTELRRETDCDRVGQLIGIPVSAAA; from the coding sequence ATGCAAATTGCCCTGGCCCCGATGGAGGGGCTGGTCGACAACATCCTCCGCGACGTACTGACCCAGGTGGGCGGCATCGACTGGTGTGTCACCGAGTTCATTCGCGTCTGCGACCGGCTGTTGCCTGCGGCTACCTTCGACAAGCTGGCACCTGAGTTGAGCCAGGGCGCGCAAACTGCGGCTGGGGTGCCTTTGCGCGTGCAACTGCTCGGTTCCGATCCCGTTTGCCTGGCAGAAAACGCAGTACTGGCCTGCGAGCTGGGCGCGCCGGTGATCGACCTGAACTTCGGTTGCCCGGCCAAGACCGTGAACAAATCCCGAGGCGGGGCAGTGCTGCTCAAGGAGCCGGAACTGCTTCACGCCATCCTTCGTGAGGTGCGCCGCGCCGTGCCTGCGCATATTCCGGTGACCGCCAAGATGCGCCTGGGCTTCGACAGCCCCGACGGTGCCCTGGACTGTGCTTTGGCCTTGGCCGAGGGTGGTGCCGAGCAGTTGGTGGTACATGCGCGGACCAAGGTTGATGGCTACAAGCCGCCGGCCCATTGGGAGTGGGTGGCGAAGGTGCAGGATGTGGTCAAGGTACCGGTTTACGCCAACGGCGAGGTCTGGACCCTGGATGACTGGCGGCGCTGCCGTGAAGTCAGTGGCGTCGAGGACATCATGCTTGGCCGCGGGCTGGTATCACGTCCGGATCTGGCCCGGCAGATTGCCGCGGAGCGCGATGGCGTAGCGTTCGTGCCGATGGACTGGCAGAGCCTGCTGCCGCTGATCCAGGACTTCTGGGGCCAGGCCCGGGCGCAGATGACCCCGCGCCAGGCGCCAGGACGCTTGAAGCAATGGGTGGCGATGCTGACCCGCACTTATCCTGAAGCCGTGGCATTGTTCACCGAGCTGCGCCGGGAAACCGACTGCGATCGCGTCGGCCAGTTGATCGGCATACCGGTCAGTGCGGCGGCCTGA
- a CDS encoding sensor domain-containing protein produces MPKSANRFPRLPRIHAADPQALEQTWENAPQLLAALNGARLGAWFWDVETGQIGWSRGTQALFGFDPEQPLPNDLDYLDLLPAEDRARTLQAFNAVLNGEPVEQALRHRIRWPDGSLHWLEINGSLAKDKHGRPQMIGVIREITRQRERETALINSEKRFATLFHLSPNVVLLTRRSDGLIHEVNQHFEQTLGWPGYQVINKTTIEIGLWANPQQRNLVLEATRGNSGPVTLEVQFCASNGKVHDGILSTQNIELEGTVYLLSTFVDTSERKRAEQALKDSQERLDLALDSAQMGTWDWHIPSGMLYGSARAAELHGLEPVPFHESFEAFFEGVPELERRNMHKAYRSLREGPAGNYQITYQIQLENGTSRYIESRARLYRDEQGKPLRMAGTLLDITDQVEREQRLTSSEEKFASLFQASPDPICVTRQDSGQFIEINPAFTQTFGWDAQHVIGRTAEEIGLWAESAERARRIEQVIRDEALNNVAVAINHKDGQPLTCVISSRLITVDDQPCSVTTLRDITQQQRAEAALKSSEEKFAKAFHSSPDAITITELDSGRYLEINDGFCRLTGYSASEVIGRTANEIGIWADDKQRAILTSELQEKGRVHHREMLGRNKRGEILTVEVSIEPIVLNESQCLLLTARDVSQLKNAQAQIRHLAYHDPLTNLPNRALLMDRLSQQIALLKRHNLRGALLFLDLDHFKHINDSLGHPVGDTVLKIITARLEASVRLEDTVARLGGDEFVVLISGLEGSRDEVTEKVRELADTLRQLLAEPMSLDGQRLQVTPSIGVALIPDHGSTPADLLKRADIALYRAKDSGRNTTQLFHTTMQKAASERLRMESDLRMALARGELALHFQPQVDARDNRIIGAEVLLRWHHPQLGQQPPAQFIQVLEESGLILEVGSWILDEACDACAGMLRDHLIDADDFSLCVNISPRQFRQNDFVERVLRSLDDFRLPYKMLKLEITEGIVIQNLEDTINKMRELKRYGVSFAMDDFGTGYSSLTYLKRLPVDALKIDQSFVRDAPEDPNDAEIVRAIVAMARSLDLAVIAEGVELSEQLEFLERLGCYLYQGYLHSRPLPLGEFRRLLLETPAL; encoded by the coding sequence ATGCCCAAATCAGCAAACCGCTTCCCGCGTCTGCCGCGCATCCATGCGGCAGACCCCCAGGCATTGGAGCAGACCTGGGAAAATGCACCGCAACTGCTGGCGGCGTTGAATGGCGCGCGCCTGGGCGCCTGGTTCTGGGATGTCGAGACCGGCCAGATCGGCTGGTCCAGGGGGACCCAGGCGCTGTTTGGCTTTGACCCCGAGCAACCGCTACCCAACGACCTGGATTACCTCGACCTGCTGCCAGCCGAAGACCGCGCGCGCACCTTGCAGGCCTTTAATGCGGTCCTCAACGGCGAGCCAGTGGAACAAGCCTTGCGCCACCGTATCCGCTGGCCCGACGGCAGCCTGCACTGGCTGGAAATCAATGGCAGCCTGGCCAAGGACAAGCACGGCCGCCCCCAGATGATTGGAGTGATCCGCGAAATCACTCGCCAGCGGGAGCGCGAAACCGCGCTGATCAATTCGGAAAAGCGCTTTGCCACGCTGTTTCATCTGAGCCCCAATGTGGTGCTGCTGACCCGCCGCTCCGATGGCCTGATCCATGAAGTCAACCAGCACTTCGAACAGACGCTCGGCTGGCCCGGCTATCAGGTAATCAACAAGACCACCATCGAGATTGGCCTGTGGGCCAATCCGCAGCAGCGAAACCTGGTGCTTGAGGCTACACGTGGCAACAGCGGCCCGGTCACCCTGGAAGTGCAGTTTTGCGCCAGCAACGGCAAGGTCCATGACGGCATCCTCAGCACCCAGAACATCGAGCTCGAAGGCACGGTCTACCTGCTCAGCACTTTTGTCGACACCAGTGAGCGCAAACGCGCCGAACAGGCCCTCAAGGACAGCCAGGAACGCCTGGACCTGGCTCTGGATTCCGCGCAGATGGGCACCTGGGACTGGCATATTCCCAGCGGTATGCTCTATGGCTCGGCACGCGCCGCCGAACTGCACGGCCTGGAACCGGTGCCTTTCCACGAATCCTTCGAGGCGTTTTTCGAGGGTGTGCCGGAGCTCGAACGCCGCAACATGCACAAGGCCTATCGCAGCCTGCGCGAAGGTCCGGCCGGCAACTACCAGATCACCTACCAGATCCAGCTGGAAAACGGCACCTCGCGCTACATTGAAAGCCGTGCCCGGCTGTACCGCGACGAACAGGGCAAACCGCTGCGCATGGCCGGCACTCTGCTCGACATCACCGACCAGGTTGAACGTGAGCAACGTCTGACCAGCTCGGAAGAAAAATTCGCCAGCCTGTTCCAGGCCAGCCCCGATCCGATCTGCGTGACGCGCCAGGACAGTGGTCAGTTCATCGAGATCAACCCGGCGTTCACCCAGACCTTCGGCTGGGACGCCCAGCACGTCATCGGCCGCACCGCCGAAGAAATCGGCTTGTGGGCCGAGTCCGCCGAACGCGCCCGGCGCATCGAACAGGTGATTCGCGACGAAGCCCTGAACAATGTCGCCGTGGCGATCAATCACAAAGACGGCCAGCCCCTGACCTGCGTGATCTCCAGCCGCCTGATCACCGTCGACGACCAGCCTTGCAGCGTCACCACCCTGCGCGACATCACTCAACAACAACGGGCCGAAGCTGCGCTCAAATCCAGCGAAGAGAAGTTCGCCAAAGCTTTCCACTCCAGCCCCGACGCCATCACCATTACCGAACTCGACAGCGGTCGCTACCTGGAGATCAACGATGGCTTCTGCCGGTTGACGGGCTACAGCGCCAGCGAAGTGATCGGCCGCACCGCGAACGAAATCGGCATCTGGGCCGACGACAAACAGCGCGCGATCCTGACCTCGGAACTCCAGGAAAAGGGCCGGGTGCACCACCGGGAGATGCTCGGGCGCAACAAACGCGGGGAAATCCTCACCGTCGAGGTGTCGATCGAACCGATTGTCCTCAACGAGTCGCAATGCCTGCTGCTCACTGCCCGTGATGTCAGCCAGCTGAAAAACGCCCAGGCGCAGATCCGCCACCTGGCCTACCACGACCCGCTGACCAACCTGCCTAACCGCGCGCTGTTGATGGATCGCCTGAGCCAGCAGATCGCTTTGCTCAAACGCCACAACCTGCGCGGCGCCCTGCTGTTTCTCGACCTTGACCACTTCAAGCACATCAATGACTCCCTCGGCCATCCGGTCGGCGACACGGTGCTGAAAATAATCACCGCACGCCTGGAAGCCAGTGTGCGCCTGGAAGACACCGTGGCGCGCTTGGGGGGCGATGAATTCGTGGTACTGATCAGCGGCCTGGAAGGCAGCCGCGACGAAGTCACGGAAAAAGTCCGCGAGCTGGCCGATACCTTGCGCCAATTACTGGCTGAACCGATGTCCCTCGATGGTCAGCGCCTGCAGGTTACGCCCAGCATCGGCGTGGCCTTGATTCCCGATCACGGCTCGACCCCGGCCGACCTGCTCAAACGCGCCGACATTGCCCTGTATCGGGCCAAAGACTCCGGACGCAACACCACCCAGCTGTTCCACACCACCATGCAAAAAGCCGCCAGCGAACGCTTGCGCATGGAAAGCGACCTGCGCATGGCTCTTGCTCGCGGCGAACTGGCCCTGCACTTCCAGCCCCAGGTCGACGCCCGTGACAATCGCATTATCGGCGCCGAAGTGCTGTTGCGCTGGCACCACCCGCAGCTGGGTCAGCAGCCGCCAGCGCAGTTCATCCAGGTGCTGGAAGAAAGCGGGCTGATTCTCGAAGTTGGCAGCTGGATACTCGACGAAGCCTGCGATGCCTGTGCCGGCATGCTGCGTGACCATTTGATCGACGCCGATGACTTCAGCCTGTGCGTGAACATCAGCCCGCGACAGTTCCGCCAGAACGACTTTGTCGAGCGGGTACTGCGCAGCCTTGATGACTTTCGCCTGCCTTACAAGATGCTCAAGCTGGAGATCACCGAAGGTATCGTCATCCAGAACCTGGAAGACACCATCAACAAGATGCGTGAGCTCAAGCGTTATGGGGTGAGCTTTGCCATGGATGATTTCGGCACCGGGTATTCGTCGCTGACCTACCTCAAGCGCCTGCCGGTGGATGCGCTGAAGATCGACCAGTCGTTTGTGCGCGATGCGCCAGAGGATCCCAACGATGCGGAGATCGTCCGCGCCATTGTGGCCATGGCCCGGAGTCTGGATTTGGCGGTGATTGCCGAAGGGGTGGAGCTGTCTGAGCAGCTGGAGTTTCTGGAGCGGCTGGGGTGTTATTTGTATCAGGGGTATTTGCACAGCCGGCCGTTGCCGTTGGGGGAGTTTCGGCGGTTGTTGCTGGAAACGCCGGCATTGTAG
- a CDS encoding LysR family transcriptional regulator, which translates to MDFANLNAFIAVAETGSFSGAGERLHLTQPAISKRIAGLEQQLDVRLFDRLGRDINLTEAGRALLPRAYQIVNVLDDTRRALSNLTGEVTGRLTLATSHHIGLHRLPPVLRAFTRQYPAVALDIQFLDSEAAYDEILHGRAEIAVITLAPEPHPLVQAVPVWNDPLDFVASPEHPLACNGPVSLADIAHHPAVFPGGNTFTHHIVQRLFEAQGLTPNIAMSTNYLETIKMMVSIGLAWSVLPRTMLDEQVAPIALPGIQLSRQLGYILHTERTLSNAAKAFMALLDSHAGGHEPMR; encoded by the coding sequence GTGGACTTCGCCAACCTCAATGCCTTTATCGCCGTGGCTGAAACCGGCAGCTTTTCCGGCGCGGGTGAGCGCCTGCACCTCACCCAGCCAGCCATCAGTAAACGGATTGCCGGACTGGAACAGCAACTGGATGTGCGCCTGTTCGATCGCCTGGGCCGCGACATCAATCTCACCGAGGCTGGCCGCGCCTTGCTGCCGCGCGCTTATCAAATCGTCAACGTACTGGATGATACCCGCCGCGCCTTGAGCAATCTCACCGGTGAAGTGACCGGTCGCCTGACCCTTGCCACCAGTCACCATATAGGCTTGCATCGCTTGCCTCCGGTTTTACGGGCTTTCACCCGCCAGTACCCAGCAGTGGCATTGGATATTCAGTTCCTGGATTCAGAAGCTGCCTACGACGAGATACTCCATGGCCGCGCCGAAATTGCGGTAATCACCCTGGCACCCGAACCGCACCCGCTGGTTCAGGCCGTGCCGGTGTGGAACGACCCGCTGGATTTCGTCGCCTCCCCGGAGCATCCACTGGCGTGCAATGGCCCGGTAAGCCTTGCCGATATCGCCCATCACCCGGCGGTTTTCCCTGGCGGCAATACTTTTACACACCATATTGTCCAGCGCCTGTTCGAAGCCCAGGGGCTGACGCCGAACATCGCCATGAGCACCAACTACCTGGAAACCATCAAGATGATGGTTTCCATCGGCCTGGCCTGGAGTGTACTGCCGCGAACCATGCTCGATGAGCAGGTTGCGCCTATCGCTTTGCCGGGCATACAGCTGTCGCGCCAGCTAGGCTACATTCTGCACACCGAGCGGACGTTATCGAATGCGGCCAAGGCCTTCATGGCACTGCTCGACAGCCACGCAGGTGGCCACGAGCCAATGAGGTAA
- a CDS encoding TetR/AcrR family transcriptional regulator → MNDKKAKTRERILDAACSALIQHGPAEPSVNQVMGAAGLTVGGFYAHFDSKDALMLEAFSQLLAERRALLAEVDPNMSGEERRALVAAFYLSRKHRDATERACPLPNSLGEMARLPDTFRQVLGEHIELMMANLADSPEEADKVLADLALMVGGLALARALGTDELSDRILRAAKSAVV, encoded by the coding sequence ATGAACGACAAAAAAGCGAAAACCCGTGAACGGATTCTTGATGCCGCCTGCAGCGCACTGATCCAGCACGGTCCGGCCGAACCCAGCGTCAACCAGGTCATGGGCGCTGCCGGGCTTACGGTAGGGGGCTTCTACGCGCACTTCGACAGCAAGGATGCGCTGATGCTCGAAGCCTTCAGCCAGCTGCTTGCAGAGCGTCGGGCGCTGCTTGCCGAGGTTGACCCGAACATGAGCGGCGAAGAGCGTCGTGCCCTGGTTGCCGCTTTCTACTTGTCGCGCAAACACCGTGATGCCACCGAGCGCGCCTGCCCGCTGCCCAACTCCCTGGGTGAGATGGCGCGGCTGCCGGATACCTTCCGTCAGGTGCTGGGCGAACACATTGAATTGATGATGGCCAATCTTGCTGACAGCCCTGAAGAGGCCGACAAGGTCCTCGCCGACCTGGCGTTGATGGTCGGTGGTCTGGCCTTGGCCCGTGCTCTAGGCACAGACGAGCTGTCTGACCGTATCCTGCGTGCCGCCAAATCGGCGGTGGTCTGA
- a CDS encoding Hsp20 family protein, whose translation MTTAFSLAPLFRHSVGFDRFNDLFESAARNEAGSSYPPYNVEKHGEDHYRIVVAAAGFQEQDLDLQVEKGVLTVTGGKRDSNAESVTYLHQGIAQRAFKLSFRLADHIEVKAAGLANGLLSIDLLRIVPEEAKAKRIPINGDSKPALN comes from the coding sequence ATGACTACTGCTTTTTCTCTGGCTCCACTGTTCCGTCATTCCGTAGGCTTCGACCGTTTCAATGACCTGTTCGAATCCGCGGCGCGTAATGAGGCGGGTAGCAGCTACCCTCCCTACAACGTTGAAAAACATGGCGAAGACCACTATCGAATCGTTGTTGCTGCAGCCGGTTTCCAGGAGCAGGATCTTGATCTGCAAGTGGAAAAAGGTGTGTTGACCGTCACTGGCGGCAAGCGTGACAGCAACGCCGAAAGCGTTACCTATCTGCATCAGGGCATTGCCCAGCGGGCGTTCAAGTTGTCGTTCCGCCTGGCTGACCATATCGAGGTCAAGGCTGCTGGTTTGGCCAACGGTTTGCTCAGTATTGACCTGCTGCGGATTGTGCCGGAAGAAGCTAAGGCCAAGCGCATCCCGATCAATGGGGATAGCAAGCCTGCGCTGAACTGA
- a CDS encoding acyl-CoA thioesterase, whose translation MSWDLATPFTIDLRVAADDIDGLGHANNAVYVTWLERCAWRHSQRLGLDLAEYRRLDRAMAVVRHEIDYLAAAYEDDELQLATWIVDWDQRLKMTRRFQLMRPSDGITLLRAQTTFACIELSTGKPKRMPVEFVEGYGPALMQMA comes from the coding sequence ATGAGTTGGGATCTGGCAACACCGTTCACGATTGATCTGCGCGTCGCTGCCGACGATATCGATGGCCTCGGCCACGCCAATAATGCGGTCTACGTCACCTGGCTGGAGCGCTGTGCCTGGCGCCATTCCCAGCGTCTGGGGCTGGACCTGGCCGAGTACCGGCGCCTGGACCGGGCGATGGCCGTGGTGCGTCATGAAATCGACTACCTGGCGGCCGCCTATGAAGACGACGAGTTGCAGTTGGCGACCTGGATCGTTGACTGGGATCAGCGCCTGAAGATGACCCGGCGCTTCCAGCTGATGCGGCCTAGTGATGGCATTACTTTGCTGCGTGCGCAGACTACCTTCGCCTGTATCGAGCTCTCCACCGGCAAGCCCAAGCGCATGCCGGTAGAGTTTGTTGAAGGTTACGGCCCAGCGCTTATGCAGATGGCTTGA
- a CDS encoding alpha/beta fold hydrolase, whose protein sequence is MNTLSWIRSVNGTLGRLAPEHVAGKMRRAFMTPRNLPPREWELPLLARAERITLRFGLSALRWGQGPTVLLMHGWEGRPTQFAHLIDTLVQSGYTAVALEGPAHGHSPGNQAHVVLFARALLEAAAELPPLHAVIGHSMGGSSVMLALQWGLRAEAAVSVAAPAQLLGVLRRFANHLGMPTRARAAFVRQIERDVGIPIGRLDVGGYQLEIPALIAHAEDDSLVPASEAQAIHRAWFDSRLLMLPDGGHQRVLSDPKLIDGVMALLARRLVPARQSA, encoded by the coding sequence ATGAATACCTTGAGCTGGATTCGTAGCGTCAACGGCACCCTCGGACGGCTGGCGCCAGAACATGTTGCGGGCAAGATGCGCCGCGCGTTCATGACCCCGCGCAACCTGCCGCCGCGTGAGTGGGAGTTGCCGCTGCTGGCCCGCGCCGAGCGCATAACATTGCGCTTCGGTTTGTCGGCGCTGCGCTGGGGGCAGGGGCCGACGGTCTTGTTGATGCACGGTTGGGAAGGGCGCCCGACCCAGTTCGCACACCTGATCGATACCCTGGTGCAGTCCGGCTACACCGCCGTGGCCCTGGAAGGGCCGGCCCATGGTCATTCGCCGGGTAATCAGGCGCATGTCGTGCTGTTCGCCCGGGCGCTGCTCGAAGCCGCCGCCGAGTTGCCGCCGTTGCATGCGGTGATCGGTCATTCCATGGGGGGCTCCAGTGTCATGCTCGCCCTGCAGTGGGGGTTGCGTGCTGAAGCGGCGGTGAGTGTTGCCGCGCCGGCGCAGTTGCTGGGGGTGTTGCGTCGTTTCGCCAATCACCTGGGCATGCCGACCCGTGCGCGGGCGGCTTTTGTGCGCCAGATTGAACGGGATGTCGGCATTCCGATCGGGCGCTTGGATGTCGGCGGCTATCAACTGGAAATCCCGGCACTGATCGCACACGCCGAAGACGATAGTCTGGTGCCAGCCAGCGAGGCTCAGGCGATTCACCGGGCCTGGTTCGACAGTCGCCTGTTGATGCTGCCCGATGGTGGTCATCAGCGCGTACTGTCTGATCCAAAATTGATCGACGGCGTCATGGCACTGCTGGCGCGTCGTCTTGTACCGGCGCGGCAATCCGCCTGA